From a single Geotoga petraea genomic region:
- a CDS encoding FAD:protein FMN transferase, which yields MRVKGDRNLTIFVYIGILIVGIGLIIFLVTSKPTPTYSDRMYDVLGTVVNIRVAGDKVSSETLLDIAGKELDRIHNKFSTNVESSVVNQLNKNGSLKLDEESLFLFQSSLNLAQITGGAFDPTIRPIIKIWGFDDTKAQKQVPTQKQIEKNLEKVSYKLVEINEEKSTIKFLKEGMEVDLGGIAKGYAVDRVIKRIKQIDPYASGFVEAGGDVGVIGPKNNNLSWVIGLRNPFSSNPYDSVEKIYLKSGAVVTSGNYERYFVEDDVRYHHLIDPKTGYPARGLASVTVISESAMIADAYSTALFIMGFDNPALDYYEEEFGVQSYLISTDNDIRMSDGFDYFLNKGR from the coding sequence GTGCGGGTTAAAGGAGATAGAAATCTAACAATATTCGTTTATATTGGTATACTAATAGTAGGTATAGGCTTAATAATATTTTTAGTTACATCAAAGCCGACTCCTACTTATTCTGATAGAATGTATGATGTCCTTGGAACTGTTGTAAATATTAGGGTAGCTGGAGATAAGGTAAGTTCTGAAACTCTTTTGGATATAGCTGGTAAAGAATTAGATAGAATTCACAATAAGTTTTCAACTAATGTAGAATCCAGCGTTGTGAATCAACTTAACAAAAATGGTAGTTTAAAATTAGATGAAGAAAGTTTGTTTTTGTTTCAATCCTCTCTAAATTTAGCTCAAATAACAGGAGGGGCTTTTGACCCTACAATCAGGCCAATAATAAAAATTTGGGGATTTGATGACACTAAGGCTCAAAAACAAGTTCCGACACAGAAACAAATAGAAAAAAATCTTGAAAAAGTTAGCTATAAGCTTGTAGAAATAAATGAAGAAAAAAGCACTATAAAGTTTTTAAAAGAAGGGATGGAAGTAGATCTTGGGGGTATAGCAAAAGGTTATGCAGTAGATAGGGTGATTAAAAGGATTAAACAAATAGATCCCTATGCGAGTGGTTTTGTTGAAGCGGGAGGAGATGTTGGGGTTATAGGTCCAAAGAACAATAACTTGTCATGGGTTATTGGCTTAAGAAACCCTTTTTCTTCGAATCCATATGATAGTGTTGAAAAAATATATCTAAAATCTGGTGCCGTTGTGACCTCTGGGAATTATGAAAGATATTTTGTTGAAGATGACGTGAGATATCATCATCTTATAGACCCAAAAACTGGTTATCCTGCAAGAGGATTGGCAAGTGTAACTGTCATATCTGAAAGTGCTATGATAGCTGATGCTTATTCTACTGCTCTATTCATTATGGGGTTCGATAACCCAGCGTTGGACTATTATGAGGAGGAATTTGGAGTACAATCTTACCTTATTTCAACAGATAATGATATAAGAATGAGTGATGGATTTGATTACTTTTTAAATAAAGGAAGATGA
- the amrS gene encoding AmmeMemoRadiSam system radical SAM enzyme has protein sequence MIEAKFYESEDDIVVCNLCPHHCRIQDGKTGICDVRKNQDGKLISLNYSEITAFGLDPIEKKPLFHFKPGEEILSLGTWGCNLSCPFCQNFEISKTSPQEKKIIQPFEIVGLMKKYKVNGVAYTYSEPVVWYEYVLETSKLVKQENEKNYNVMITNGFIEKEPLKELLPYIDAFNIDLKTFDEKIYKKELKGELENIKNNIEFLYKQGKHVEITTLIVPGISNDLKLLENEFKFISSVSQKIPLHLSRYFPRYKYDQMPTDIGIMKEFYHLAKKYLDHVYLGNVWNKNYESTYCSKCGETLIERSGYNIKFKNLDKNGGCIKCGLKEIEI, from the coding sequence ATGATAGAAGCTAAATTTTATGAAAGTGAAGATGATATAGTAGTTTGCAATTTGTGTCCGCATCATTGTAGAATTCAAGATGGGAAAACAGGAATTTGCGATGTAAGAAAAAATCAGGACGGCAAATTAATTTCATTAAACTATTCAGAAATAACAGCTTTTGGATTGGATCCTATTGAAAAAAAGCCTCTTTTTCATTTTAAACCTGGTGAAGAAATTTTGTCTTTAGGTACCTGGGGCTGCAACTTGAGTTGTCCGTTCTGCCAAAATTTTGAGATTTCAAAAACCTCTCCTCAAGAAAAAAAGATAATTCAACCATTCGAGATCGTAGGCTTAATGAAAAAATATAAGGTTAATGGTGTTGCTTATACATATTCAGAGCCAGTTGTCTGGTATGAATATGTTTTAGAAACATCAAAATTAGTAAAACAAGAAAATGAAAAAAATTACAATGTTATGATTACTAATGGGTTTATAGAAAAAGAACCATTAAAAGAATTGTTGCCTTATATTGATGCTTTTAATATTGACTTAAAAACATTTGACGAAAAAATATATAAAAAGGAATTAAAAGGTGAACTAGAAAATATCAAAAATAACATTGAGTTTTTATATAAACAGGGAAAACATGTAGAAATAACCACTCTTATAGTTCCTGGTATCAGCAACGATCTAAAATTGTTAGAAAATGAATTCAAATTCATATCGAGTGTTTCTCAAAAAATACCATTGCATTTAAGCAGATATTTCCCAAGATATAAGTACGATCAAATGCCAACAGATATAGGCATTATGAAAGAATTTTATCATTTAGCAAAAAAATATCTTGACCATGTTTATTTGGGAAATGTTTGGAACAAGAATTATGAATCTACATATTGTTCAAAATGTGGAGAAACTTTAATAGAAAGAAGTGGATACAATATAAAGTTTAAAAATTTAGATAAAAATGGAGGTTGTATTAAGTGCGGGTTAAAGGAGATAGAAATCTAA
- the amrA gene encoding AmmeMemoRadiSam system protein A: protein MHKYVKLAFEVIKSQFEKESVSDFSIYKNDEDFKIKRGCFVTIHNNDDSLRGCIGTIEPYYENLYEEIYHNAISAAFKDPRFDELREKELKNIKISVDVLGDLKKVNKKDELNPQKFGIVLQKGFHRGVLLPNLEGVDTVEKQIYITKMKAGINSDDFDIFKFEVNRYE, encoded by the coding sequence ATGCATAAATATGTAAAATTAGCTTTCGAGGTAATCAAATCACAGTTTGAAAAAGAGAGTGTTTCTGATTTCAGTATTTATAAAAATGATGAAGATTTTAAGATTAAAAGAGGATGTTTTGTAACCATTCATAATAATGACGATTCTTTGAGAGGCTGTATAGGAACTATTGAGCCTTATTATGAGAATCTTTATGAAGAAATTTATCATAATGCGATTTCAGCAGCTTTTAAAGATCCTCGTTTTGATGAACTGAGAGAAAAAGAATTAAAAAATATAAAGATAAGTGTAGATGTTTTAGGAGATTTGAAAAAAGTAAACAAAAAAGATGAACTAAACCCGCAAAAATTTGGGATTGTATTACAAAAAGGATTTCATAGAGGTGTTCTTCTTCCTAATTTGGAAGGAGTGGATACTGTCGAAAAACAAATTTATATAACAAAGATGAAAGCTGGTATAAATTCTGATGATTTTGATATTTTTAAATTTGAGGTAAACAGGTATGAATAA
- a CDS encoding AtpZ/AtpI family protein — MKLDLNGFNQLNMILMFGITVLSNIFVGLGLGWIFDEFFNQNFFKIIFMFLGIASGLYFGIKDLIREADKYDKAERTSKKTDDKNDNNFDN; from the coding sequence ATGAAACTTGATTTAAATGGTTTTAATCAGTTAAATATGATTTTGATGTTTGGTATAACTGTTTTATCAAATATATTTGTAGGGTTAGGTCTTGGCTGGATTTTTGATGAATTTTTCAACCAAAATTTTTTTAAGATCATTTTTATGTTTTTAGGAATCGCATCAGGATTATATTTTGGGATTAAAGATCTTATCAGAGAGGCTGATAAATATGACAAAGCTGAAAGAACTTCTAAGAAGACTGACGATAAAAACGATAATAATTTCGATAATTGA
- a CDS encoding ATP synthase subunit I produces the protein MTKLKELLRRLTIKTIIISIIEFLILLIFYGLYSFWIFWGSLGAILGFWLIGSDIKKMVYNIDVKKKKKLDKGYIFRYILYGIILFIPAIFSEKSIVPVIVGIFNLKIVPFFEK, from the coding sequence ATGACAAAGCTGAAAGAACTTCTAAGAAGACTGACGATAAAAACGATAATAATTTCGATAATTGAATTTTTAATTTTATTGATTTTTTATGGTTTATATTCTTTTTGGATATTTTGGGGATCCTTGGGAGCTATTTTGGGATTTTGGTTAATCGGTAGTGACATAAAAAAAATGGTTTATAATATTGACGTTAAAAAAAAGAAAAAGTTAGATAAAGGTTATATTTTTAGGTATATTTTATATGGTATAATATTATTCATACCAGCTATATTTTCAGAAAAATCAATTGTGCCTGTTATAGTTGGAATATTTAATTTGAAAATTGTTCCTTTTTTCGAAAAATAA
- the atpB gene encoding F0F1 ATP synthase subunit A, producing MVKEKRLNRSILVFFILYVALGIVNFFIYDQELTGVAQRWSVNLGESSSIWTQINPMTLIMSGLIILILIFFARTVKFERIPGRKQSLIELMFDYFWELVEDSVPDKKFRKSTFIISMSLFLFIAFANVISGIPGIDVVPTGDGGLSIELFTNTWYTPTSDLNTNLTFALMVFVISHFFAIRSKGFGKWLKSFFEPTPIMFPMNLISELAKPISHSLRLFGNIMGGSILVLIISYMLKYFVLPVFLWGFFGWFVGLIQAFVFALLAIAYIGSLLE from the coding sequence TTGGTAAAAGAAAAGCGTTTAAACCGTAGTATTTTAGTTTTTTTTATTCTTTATGTAGCTTTGGGTATTGTTAATTTTTTTATTTATGACCAAGAATTAACAGGCGTAGCCCAGAGATGGAGTGTTAATCTTGGAGAGAGTAGCAGTATCTGGACACAGATAAATCCAATGACTTTAATTATGTCTGGACTGATTATTTTGATTTTAATATTCTTTGCAAGAACTGTTAAATTCGAAAGAATCCCTGGTAGAAAACAAAGCTTAATAGAATTAATGTTCGATTATTTTTGGGAGTTGGTAGAAGATTCAGTTCCTGACAAAAAATTTAGAAAATCTACTTTCATTATTTCTATGAGTTTATTTCTTTTTATTGCTTTCGCAAATGTAATAAGTGGAATTCCCGGTATAGATGTAGTTCCTACTGGTGATGGAGGACTAAGTATCGAGCTATTTACTAACACTTGGTATACTCCTACATCTGATTTAAACACTAATTTGACTTTTGCTTTAATGGTTTTTGTTATTAGCCATTTTTTTGCAATAAGGTCAAAAGGATTTGGAAAATGGCTTAAATCATTTTTCGAACCAACTCCTATTATGTTTCCAATGAATTTAATCAGTGAACTTGCAAAACCAATTTCTCACTCATTAAGGCTTTTTGGCAATATCATGGGTGGAAGCATATTGGTATTGATTATTTCTTATATGCTTAAATATTTTGTTCTCCCTGTATTTTTATGGGGATTTTTTGGTTGGTTTGTTGGCCTTATTCAGGCTTTTGTTTTTGCATTATTGGCTATTGCTTATATAGGATCATTATTAGAATAA
- a CDS encoding F0F1 ATP synthase subunit C gives MDLQQMLQSLITEGGAIGWGLYYLGKLLGAGLAMGIGAIGPGIGEGNVGAHAMDSIARQPEMSGTITTRMLLAMAVTESTGLYSLVVSLVLLFVLP, from the coding sequence ATGGATTTACAACAAATGCTTCAAAGTTTAATTACAGAAGGCGGAGCAATCGGTTGGGGATTGTATTACTTAGGTAAATTGTTAGGCGCAGGATTGGCTATGGGTATTGGAGCTATTGGACCTGGTATAGGAGAAGGTAACGTTGGAGCTCACGCCATGGATTCAATTGCAAGACAACCTGAAATGTCAGGTACTATAACAACCAGAATGCTTTTAGCTATGGCTGTTACAGAGTCAACAGGTCTTTACTCACTTGTTGTTTCATTAGTATTATTATTTGTTCTTCCGTAA
- the atpF gene encoding F0F1 ATP synthase subunit B, whose product MLSFNLTSIINLLGFLVFMLFMYKLLYKPYFDMTDKRKEEVEKNLNEAERLRVEAQNLKEKNEKEMSEVRDKKDEIIKNAEENAKNITKKAKEEAETEKKRIIASAEKEAVELKEKAMQDVQAKVVQMALNVSSMILKEKIDRKTNEELVSRALKTLNNQGDNL is encoded by the coding sequence TTGTTATCATTTAATTTGACTTCAATAATAAACTTATTGGGTTTTTTAGTTTTCATGCTATTTATGTATAAACTATTATATAAACCTTATTTTGATATGACTGATAAAAGAAAAGAAGAAGTCGAAAAAAACCTAAATGAAGCTGAAAGATTGAGAGTAGAAGCTCAAAATTTAAAAGAAAAAAATGAAAAAGAAATGTCTGAAGTGAGAGACAAAAAAGACGAGATAATAAAAAACGCCGAAGAAAATGCTAAAAATATAACAAAAAAAGCAAAAGAAGAAGCAGAAACTGAAAAGAAAAGAATTATTGCTTCTGCAGAAAAAGAAGCTGTAGAACTGAAAGAAAAAGCAATGCAAGATGTTCAAGCTAAAGTTGTTCAAATGGCTTTAAATGTTTCTTCTATGATTTTAAAAGAAAAAATAGACAGAAAAACAAACGAAGAGCTTGTAAGTAGGGCATTAAAAACCTTGAATAATCAAGGTGATAATTTATGA
- the atpH gene encoding ATP synthase F1 subunit delta → MRNSYSVAKRYSDALINLLSENKKLNELDTYISNLQNIISEMNENQVFYDLINSPLLPDDLITKKIVEKANTEDEVFKKFLNFIVIKKRQNLLPLVSKLLINFSYELKNIVLVDLISAKELEESTIDTIKNNLKSKTGRNVNLDLTIDESLIGGIQIYLDDKLFDYSVKGYLNSVKEIYAVNGGD, encoded by the coding sequence ATGAGAAACTCATATTCAGTAGCTAAAAGATATTCTGACGCACTAATTAACTTACTTTCTGAAAATAAAAAATTAAATGAATTGGATACTTATATATCAAACCTTCAGAATATCATTAGCGAGATGAATGAGAATCAGGTTTTTTATGATTTAATCAATAGCCCTTTACTTCCAGATGATTTGATTACAAAAAAAATTGTAGAAAAAGCTAACACAGAAGATGAAGTATTTAAAAAATTTTTAAATTTCATTGTAATAAAAAAGAGGCAGAATCTTTTGCCTCTAGTTTCAAAATTATTGATTAATTTTTCTTATGAACTGAAAAACATAGTTTTAGTAGATTTAATTTCAGCTAAAGAATTAGAAGAGTCAACTATCGATACAATTAAAAATAACCTTAAATCTAAAACTGGCAGAAATGTTAATTTGGATTTGACTATTGACGAGAGCCTAATAGGAGGAATCCAAATTTACCTCGATGATAAACTGTTTGATTATTCTGTTAAAGGATATTTGAATAGTGTCAAAGAAATTTATGCCGTAAATGGGGGTGATTGA